The following DNA comes from Mesorhizobium sp. B2-1-8.
TCATGTGGGAAAACTACGTCGAGGGCTGTGCGTTGTCACGAGGAGCGGCGGCGCGGGAGAGCCGGTCGTTGATAGCCTCGCCCAGCCCTTCAAAAGGGATCGGCTCGACCGCGATGGTGCGCGCGCCGCTGCGGTCGAGTTCCTGCATGTAGGCGAAGAGATTGCTTGCCGCTTCCCGAAGATCGCCTGAAACCGAGAGGTTGAGGAAAGCGGTTGCGCCACGCCAGCCTTCCGCTCTCTGGCTGCCAAAGGCGAGCAGCGCTTCGCCCTCGCCGATCGCCCGCACTTTGAGCCGAACCGCGGCACCCGGCGCGTAGTGCGAGGCAAGCATGCCTGGCGCTTCGACGCCGGCAATGCCGCCGCGCAGCAGATCCATGCCGATGGCCGCCTCGATTTCGCCTGCGGCAATGCCACCGGGCCGAAGCAGGCGCAATCTTTCGCCTTCGGCCTTGACGATGGTCGATTCCAGCCCGACCGGTGTGGCGCCGCCATCGACCACCAGCTTGATGCGCGCGCCTAAATCCGTCGCCACCGCTTGCGCCGTCGTCGCGCTGATCTTGCCGGATGAATTGGCGCTGGGCGCGGCAAGCGGTCGGCCGAGCCTGGCGATCAGCTCGCCGCCAAAACCCCTCGGCATGCGCAAGGCGACCGTGTCGAGCCCGGCGGTGACCAGCGGATGAATGCCGTTGCCGGGGCGCTGCGGCAGCACCAGCGTCAGCGGGCCCGGCCAGAAGGCAAGCGCGAGCTTCGTCGACAGCGGATCGAACAGAGCGATGCGCTCGGCCATCGCCATGTCGGCGACATGGGCGATCAGCGGATTGAAACGCGGCCGACCCTTGGCTTCGAAAATGCGCGCCACGCCGATGCCGCTGGTGGCGTCGCCTGCCAGCCCATAGACGGTCTCGGTCGGAATGGCGACGACATCGCCGCCCTCAAGCAGCGCCAACGCCGGTTCCATCGCTTCGCCGACGGCAAGTATTTCAGCCACTCTCGTCACCTCGCGGATGCCGGCTGCGTAATACGACGGCGTCTCCGGGGCAAGCGGGCATTGGCAATTCATCAATTCCTAAAATGCTATGTTTCCATGAAAGCCGGTATCAATCGCCGGGCACTATCGTGCGGGCTTCTGGGCAATGGGGAGCTATGTCAGTGTCTATGCGTATCTGGGGAACGCTTGCTATCAGTCTGGCTGCCATGGCTGGCGGGGCTCAGGCCTCGTCGCTGGTCTTTCCCGGTGCGCCGGCCTCGACGCCCTCCATCCTTGCGCTGAAGGCGACCGACGGCAAGGCGAGCGACGTGGTGTCCGTCGTTGCGCTCGGCGAGCCCGACGTCACTTATGAAAAGGTGGCGGCAATCCCGGACAAGGCCGAGGCGAGGCAAGGCTTCCCGCAGAGCCCGATGATCATTCGCGGCGGGATCGTCGGCGGCGCCTTCTCGACACCAGTGCAAGCCAAGGCGCCGGCCGCCGCAACCGCCCCCGCTACGGCAACCTCCCCCGCCACGGCGACCGCCTCGGCAGCCCCCGCGCCGGCGGCGCACGGAAAAGCAGCGGCACCGGCGGCAGCCGTAACACCGCCGGCAGCCCAACAGCCTGCTTCTGGAGCCGGCAAGGTCAAATAGCGAGCTGCCAACTGGCCGATCAAAATGCTCGATGGCTTGACGGCAGTCTGGCGCGCTGCGCAACCATTATGAGGCGAATTTCGTCTCGACGATCTGGCTGGCGGCCCTGGGGCCTGAGTTTCGCCAAGCGGCTCCGGCAGACGGGATTGCATCGTTCAAGGCAAGGGGGTTGCTCATGAAAAAATCGAAAACCGTTACCGTGGCTGGGTTTCTGCTGGCGTCATTGCTTGGCGGCGCGGCCCATGCGGATGACATGCTGGGGTCCTATGTCGCGCGCATTTCCGATCGCGATCACCAGGCAAGCGACGGCTATGCGCTGGATGGCGCCGCGCAAATGGTGCGGCAGGACCGCGCCAACTGGCACAAATTCCACCGCCGCGACAGCGACGACGAAGGTGATGCCTGGTTCAGGACCAACGACCAGCGTGCCGACCTGCAGCGCATGCTGGAACGCCCCGGCGCGATGAGTTCCTCGACCAAGCGCGCCATCGTCAATGGCGAGCCGCTGATCCAGGTCGACGTCTACGAAAACAGCGTGCGCGTCAGCATTCTGGAGAACTGATCAAATCAGTTTGAAAAGACAACAAAAAGGGCGGCGCCAAAGCGCCGCCCTTTCCTCGATAAAACCTGTCACCTGAAATCAGGCCGCTTCTTCCTTGTCGTCTTCGTCGGACTCGCCATCTTCGGATTCTTCATCGTCCTCGGCGTCGTCGCCTTCGGCCTTCACAGCGTCATCGGCATCTTCTTCGTCAGACTCTTCGCCGTCTTCATCATCGCCATCTTCGTCATCGCCATCCTCGTCTTCATCAGACAGATCGGCGGCTTCGGCCGTGGCAGCGGCATGATCGAGGGCCGTTTCGGAAGCGGATTCAAGCGCCTCGGCGGGGGCCGAGGTTTCTTCTGTCACTTCGATTTCGTGATCGGAATTCATGGAAGCCCTCCGTTGGGTTGGGGAACATGTCCTTTTGCCACGGAGAGATCATCGTCATATGACTGTAAGCCGGCTCGAACGACCGGCTGGAAGATATTTTTCCTCGCCTCTCAACCAGCGATTTTCGAGAAATCCGCGACCTGACCGGTAGCGGTCCGAATGCGCGTGAGCAGC
Coding sequences within:
- a CDS encoding ATPase, whose protein sequence is MNSDHEIEVTEETSAPAEALESASETALDHAAATAEAADLSDEDEDGDDEDGDDEDGEESDEEDADDAVKAEGDDAEDDEESEDGESDEDDKEEAA
- a CDS encoding L-threonylcarbamoyladenylate synthase — protein: MAEILAVGEAMEPALALLEGGDVVAIPTETVYGLAGDATSGIGVARIFEAKGRPRFNPLIAHVADMAMAERIALFDPLSTKLALAFWPGPLTLVLPQRPGNGIHPLVTAGLDTVALRMPRGFGGELIARLGRPLAAPSANSSGKISATTAQAVATDLGARIKLVVDGGATPVGLESTIVKAEGERLRLLRPGGIAAGEIEAAIGMDLLRGGIAGVEAPGMLASHYAPGAAVRLKVRAIGEGEALLAFGSQRAEGWRGATAFLNLSVSGDLREAASNLFAYMQELDRSGARTIAVEPIPFEGLGEAINDRLSRAAAPRDNAQPST